The DNA sequence CGAAATATTTTTTACTGTCGCTACGTATTTATTTACTATGCGGGCAAGGGCTATTTCTTTTCTCGGGTTTTTATTAAGCACTGAATCAAGTGCCAGCTTGAGTTATACCATTTATTTATCCGCAAGATTTAACGGTTGATGTATTTATTCTGGATATTTTACAGGGGATGTGGGTGTGTCAAGTAATGGATTACGAAGTTTATGCGTTGTTTTGCTTATTATGATGTTTTTCTGGGCATTTTTAGCGTGGGGAATCGTCTTCCTGTTATAGCAATAGGTTGTTACTTAATCACTCCTGCGTATTGTGCTTAGTACGGGTAGGTGAGGTGGTGTCAAATTACGTAGCGTTAAGTAATGTCTGCTGCTGTTAATATCAGTAAATAGGTCAGTATATTAAAATTGGCCTATTTTTTTATCTGATATACAATCGTGCTGACCTTTTCCTACGGATTTTGATATGAAAAAGTACCAGCAGCTGGCGCAGCAGATTACCGAACAGATTGGGCTTGGGGTATGGTTACCCGGCGACAGGCTGCCCTCGCTGCGCGAACAGGTGGTGAGCAGCGGCATGAGTTTCATGACCGTCAGCCACGCTTATCAGCTGTTGGAGAGCCAGGGCCGGATTATCGCGCGCCCACAGTCCGGCTATTATGTCGCGCCGCAGCCGATCAAACAGCGCCAGCCTGAGCCGCCTGCGCAGGTGACGCGCGATGAATCGGTTGATATCAATACCTATATTTTCGAGGTGCTGCAGGCCAGCCGTCAGGCCTCCATGCTGCCATTTGCCTCTGCCTTCCCTGATCCACGTCTGTTCCCGCTGCCGCAGCTCAACCGCTCGCTGGCGCAGGTGAGCAAAACCGCTACCGCGATGAGCGTGATTGAAAACCTGCCGCCGGGGAACGATGACCTTCGTCACGCCATTGCCCGGCGCTACGCGCTGCAGGGGATGAATATCTCCCCGGACGACATCGTGATCACCGCCGGGGCGCTGGAGGCGCTGAATCTTAGCCTACAGGCCGTCACCGAACCTGGCGATTGGGTGGTCGTGGAAAATCCCTGCTTCTACGGAGCGCTGCAGGCGCTGGAAAGGCTGCGTCTGAAGGCATTGTCGGTAGCTACCGATGTTAAAGAAGGGATAGATCTTGCCGCGCTGGAGCAGGCGTTGCAGAACTATCCGGTTAAAGCCTGCTGGCTGATGACCAACGGGCAAAACCCGCTCGGCTTTACCCTCAGCGCGGAGAAAAAGGCACGGCTGGTCGCGCTGCTTGCGCGTTACAACGTGATGCTGATTGAAGATGACGTCTACAGCGAACTCTATTTTGGCCGCGAAAAACCGCTGCCGGCCAAATCCTGGGATCGTGACGACAGGGTGCTGCACTGTAGCTCTTTTTCCAAATGCCTGGTGCCCGGGTTTCGTATCGGCTGGGTGGCGGCGGGTAAGCACGCCCGGCGCATTCAGCAGCTACAGTTGATGAGCACTCTTTCCACCAGTTCGCCCATGCAGCTGGCGCTGGTGGATTACCTTTCGACCAAGCGCTACGACGCGCATTTACGCCGCTTGCGCCGTCAGCTTGCCGAACGCAAACAGCAGGCCTGGCAGGCGCTGCTGCGCCACCTTCCCGCAGAGGTAAAAATTCATCATAGCGATAGCGGCTATTTTCTCTGGCTCGAGCTGCCAGCCGGAGCCGATGCGGGGGAGCTGAGCGCCCGCGCGCTGGCCTATAACATCAGCATTGCCCCCGGAAAAATGTTCTCCACCACCGCCAGCTGGACTTCATTTTTCCGCTTTAATACCGCCTGGGGATGGGGCGAAAAAGAGGAGCAGGGGGTTAAGCTGTTGGGTAAGCTGATCCGCGAGATGCTGGCATAGCTTTGTTTATTCCCCGCCGGATGATCTCCCCGTTAAATAAACGGTTATTAGCGGGCAATATATGAATAACAATTCGGCTTGCCGGGAGCCGGTAGAGGCGTAAATTCCCGGTAGCTGATTTACGCTGGTGGCAGGGGAATGAGCAGAGCCATCGTAGTGGTAACCTGAAGTAGCAAGCGGATCATCTCCGGCAGTACCCTGGCGGGGCATCTGCACAGCTGTATTCTCCCGCTAACTCCTTGTCTATAAAACACAAAGTTATCCCGTCTATTTCGTGTTTGCGTAATGCGTCCCTTGTCACAAGCTGAATATATTTCCCCCGAAGGCCACAGCGCGCCGTCTACGGTTATTAAGGGAGAGATCTTTACGGCGCGGTCGTTTTCCCGGCAGGGGCGATCGGCAATAGGGAGGGCGGTGGCGTTTACTCTGATGGCTCTTTATCCGCCAGCGTTTGATGCACTCTGAACGCGCAGCGCTGTTCCTGAAAGAGGCAGGCTGGGGAGAGGTTATGTTCCTTCATTTCCCGCTGATGAATATCACCCTGCGGGCGTTAAGACCGGCGGCGCGGTCTTCAGCTTGGCGCAGCGATACTCACCATTAAGTGACGTTGTCACTTAAGCGCGCGGCTAAGCCTATTGCCTGCGAGCTGATACCTGGCACGCAGGCTGCAAGTGACGTTAATTCCAGTTCTGACTGGTGACTCACCCGTGACGGCGACCTCAGCGCTGAAAACGGAAAACAGAATACCGATACAGGATAATGCTATGCAAAATAACCTCTTAATTAACGGTAAGCTGGTGGCAGGGAAAGGCGAGACT is a window from the Klebsiella oxytoca genome containing:
- a CDS encoding PLP-dependent aminotransferase family protein — encoded protein: MKKYQQLAQQITEQIGLGVWLPGDRLPSLREQVVSSGMSFMTVSHAYQLLESQGRIIARPQSGYYVAPQPIKQRQPEPPAQVTRDESVDINTYIFEVLQASRQASMLPFASAFPDPRLFPLPQLNRSLAQVSKTATAMSVIENLPPGNDDLRHAIARRYALQGMNISPDDIVITAGALEALNLSLQAVTEPGDWVVVENPCFYGALQALERLRLKALSVATDVKEGIDLAALEQALQNYPVKACWLMTNGQNPLGFTLSAEKKARLVALLARYNVMLIEDDVYSELYFGREKPLPAKSWDRDDRVLHCSSFSKCLVPGFRIGWVAAGKHARRIQQLQLMSTLSTSSPMQLALVDYLSTKRYDAHLRRLRRQLAERKQQAWQALLRHLPAEVKIHHSDSGYFLWLELPAGADAGELSARALAYNISIAPGKMFSTTASWTSFFRFNTAWGWGEKEEQGVKLLGKLIREMLA